The sequence ccctggcattgcccaaagggcaaagtagcaatgccaagggggcacattggcactgcccaccaggcatagggcagtgctaagaggtgggggtgtggggtcccgctgccactttgcacttTGGGTTGagtgacagaaggagggagacCAACGATCGGgactgcaggggtggggggggggggggggggggggggggtgccagaactgcaggggatggaggggggaatcaggagatcggggcttccagcgattgagctggccagaaatcgagctggccagcaatcagcagGCTGGCAAACAGGGGCCACTGTgtatgcgccaatctcggcattgacagatcgacacatgctacagtggcctgctcagctatGCTACCTTTGATGTGGAACCTTACCAAAAATGTCTTTTTGAAATCAAAgtaaaccacatctacaggttcccctttccccatgctgcttgttacttcctcaaagaactctactaAATTattcagacatgatttccctttctctatGTTGTCTCTGTCTGATTTAATTGGATTATTTGCATAAAATTCATGAATGGACAACGTACATTTCAACACAATGAGGACATATAAAAAGAGCATGCATCTGAAAGGCTCCTTTTCTGACTTCAGGATTAGACAGCTAATTAATTACTTTTCAAGTGTGGTAATACAGGAAAACATAACAGCCGATTCACATATAACAAGTTTgcataaacagcaatgagataaataaaCTGTTTTGGTAATATTGGATAAATGTTCTCCAGGACACCAGGGAAACCTCTTGGCTATTCAAATTATGTACTTTCTTGCATGCACTTGGTGGCAGGACCTTGATGCAATGTTCtggctgaaaaatggcacctcAACCCATGGAGTACTTCATCAGGACTGAACAGAATCACATTAGCCCATTGTGATTGTGTTGGCTATTTGAATGTTGTTCCCATTCCCTTTCCGTTTCCCCATTTCCTTGAAAACCTTTTCCCTTTGTGTACTTCTCTATTTTCCTGTTGAAATTTATTACTGAATTTGCTTCCATCGTCCTTTCTAAGCACAGCCATTTCAGTTCATCataacttgcatttttaaaaatccagttttGTCACAAAGTAGTAACACCAATGCATTCAATTTTCACTGATTGCTGTGGACCTTACCATTTAACAAAACCATTATCAAATAGTGCTCTTTGTTACAAGGAATGCAGGCAGACTGAACAAGCAAAACCAACGTGGACAGATGAATGCCTGAGTCTGACGGTGAAATGGATGAAGTTACAGGAAACCACATCAGTCCTATGATGTATGATGGTCACTCCTGTAGAACAGATGTTAAAATCTTTCTTCACTGACCTGCATTACAGGTGATGGCACTTCGTTTTCACAGCTGGATGACTTCTTGGCGTCTGTTGACCCTGCAGCAGTATCGTGCTCTGCCTGTATCTTACTCTCTACCATTGCTGGTGGCTCAATCGGATCATGAGAGGTGGCATCCTGGTTGGTACTTGCAGCAAGCCCGGTGGTATTAATCACGTGCCAGGAACCACACTTATGCCAACCCGGGTACAACCTGGTTTCTTCATCAACCACTTCCAACAATTGTGGCATTTTAAAATCATCAGCCTGAGGACTTCCTTTTAATATATCATCCTTAACAAAGGACAAATACAAGAGTAAAAGGGAATGTGTTAGCAGTCTTCAACAATACTATAATACTTATTTTAGCTACTGAAGGCTTTACTTGTCTAAGATTAACTTGAACAGCAACAAATTACAAACAATATTCCATTCAATGGCACAGCAGCTTTTAATAACaatatgtaaatatatatatgtatatcatatatatatatatatagtaacaATATGGTAGTAGTTTAGTAACATGATCACTAGCTCAAAGACAAAATGTAAAGTGCGAGCATCCACAAAAGTAGTTAAAAAGGTTTCAAATTGGCATTCAAGGTGAGTCAAGATAATGTTTTCAATTACAATTTGTCCTGCAGTTGCTCAGCTAACACTTTTGAGTATTCAGAAATAAATACCTGTTGTACAATTGTTTCAAACTCCTCAACTTCAGACTCATTCTGTCCAGATTTACCATCCTCGGATTCTATTAATGGAATTACAGACTGTCCACTTGCAGGAGTTCCATCTACAGCACGTAGAGATGCCACTTCAGATTCTCCCACTATGGAGAATCCACTCAGAGAAATTGAAGATGTATTACTGGAATCTGCGACTGAAACAATTGCATTTGCGGCACCTGAAGGCGGAACATTAAATTCTTGCATTGCAGGTACTGTACTTATAACACTTGGGGATTCAGTTATGGGTTCTTTTATGACAAAGATTTGTTCGAGAGGAACTAGAGTTGTAGAAATGAGTTCTTTTCTTGCCAGTACTCCAGTGTTCAGAGTTGAAACATTACTTTCCTCCACTTCAGAGACTGTATTTGGAACATCTGGAGATGTTTTGGTGGATTTTTCTGTGTTAGGAATTGTATCTATAACATCTTGAGTTTCAGCACTTGACTCCTCTATTGCAAGCGCTCTATCCTTAATGAAACAAGATGCAGCATTTGATTTAGCCCCTGGAGGGAGCTCAACCATGGCACCTGAAGACTCAGAACTGGACTCTTCCTTTTCAATGGCTTCAATCACAACTCCTGAAGATTCAGAACTGGACACTTCCTTTTCAGTGGCTCCAGCTACAACTCCTGAAGATTCAGAACTGGACTCTTCCTTTTCAGTGGCTCCAACCACAACTCCTGCCAATTCAGAACTGGACTCCTTCTCTTCAGTGAATTCAACAGCAGCACCTGAAGACTCAGAACTGGACTCCTTCTCTTCAGTGACTCCAGCTGCAACTCCTGAAGATTCAGAACTGGATTCATCCTCCTCAGTGACTTCAACCACAACACCTGAAGATTCAAAACTGGACTCCTTCTCTTCAGTGGCTTCAACCACAGCAACTGAAGACTCAGAACTGGGCTCCTTCTCCTCAGTAACTTCAACCACAGCAGCTAACGACTCAGAGCTGGACTCCTTCACCTCATTAACTTCAACCACAGCACCCACATACTCAGAGCTGGACTCTTCCTTTTCAAGGACGCCAACCACAACACCTGAAGTTTCAGAACTGGACTCTTCCTTTTCAGTGGCTTCAGCCACAACACCTGCCAATTCAGAACTGGACTCTTTCTCTTCAGTGAATTCAACAATAGCGCCTGAAGACTCAGAACTGGATTCCTTCTCCTCATTAACTTCAACAACAGCACCTGAAGACTCAGAACTGGACTCTTTCTCCTCATTAACTTCAACAACAGCACCTGAAGACTCAGAACTGGACTCTTTCTCCTCATTAACTTCAACAACAGCACCTGAAGACTCAGAACTGGACTCTTTCTCCTCATTAATTTCTACAACAACACCTGAAGACTCAGAACTGGACTCTTTCTCCTCATTAACTTCAACAACAACACCTGAAGACTCAGTACTGGACTCCTTCCTCTCATTAATTTCAACAACACCTGAAGACTCAGAACTGGACTCCTTCACCACTTCAACATCAACATCTGAAGACTCAGAACTGGACTCTTTCTCCTCATTAACTTCTACAACAACACCTGAAGACTCAGAACTGGACTCCTTCTCCTCATTAACTTCAACAACAACACCTGAAGATTCAGAACTGGACTCGTTCACATCATTAACTTCAACATCAACACCTGAAGACTCAGTACTGGACTCCTTCCCCTCATTAACTTCAACAACACCTGAAGACTCAGTACTGGACTGCTTCACCTCATTAACTTCAACATCAACACCTGAAGACTCAGAATTGGACTCTTTCTCCTCATTAACTTCAACATCAACATCTGAAGACTCAGAACTGCACTCCTTCTCCTCATTAGCTTCAACCACAACATCTAAAGATTCAGAACTGGACTCTTTCACATCATTAACTTCAACAACAGCACCTGAAGACTCAGTACTGGACTCCTTCCTCTCATTAATTTCAACAACACCTGAAGACTCAGAACTGGACTCCTTCACCTCATTAACTTCAACATCAACATCTGAAGACTCAGAACTGGACTCTTTCTCCTCATTAACTTCTACAACAACACCTGAAGACTCAGAACTGGACTCCTTCTCCTCATTAACTTCAACAACAACACCTGAAGACTCAGAACTGGACTCGTTCACATCATTAACTTCTACAACAACACCTGAAGACTCAGTACTGGACTCTTTCTCCTCATTAACTTCAACAACAACACCTGAAGACTCAGAACTGGACTCGTTCTCCTCATTAACTTCAACATCAACACCTGAAGACTCAGTACTGGACTCCTTCCCCTCATTAACTTCAACAACACCTGAAGACTCAGTACTGGACTGCTTCACCTCATTAACTTCAACATCAACACCTGAAGACTCAGAATTGGACTCCTTCTCCTCATTAACTTCAACATCAACATCTGAAGACTCAGAACTGCACTCCTTCTCCTCATTAGCTTCAACCACAACATCTAAAGATTCAGAACTGGACTCTTTCACATCATTAACTTCAACAACAGCACCTGAAGACTCAGTACTGGACTCCTTCACCTCGTTAACTTCAACCACAACACCTGAAGCCTCAGAACTGGACTCTTTCTCCTCAGAGACTTCAACCACAACATCTAAAGATTCAGAACTGGACTCTTTCACATCATTAACTTCAACAATAGCACCTGAAGATTCAGAACTGGACTCTTTCTCTTCAGGGACTTCAACCACAATACCCGAAGACTCTGAACTGGATTCTTTCACCTCATTAACTTCAACCACAGCACCTGAAGATTCAGAACTGAACTCTTTCTCTTCAGAGACTTTAACAACAGCACCTGAAGACTCAGAACTGGACGCTATCTCTTCAGTGGTTTCAGTGACCTTGCCCACAACATCTGGTGATTCAATTCTAGCACTTTCTAAATGTCCAGTCACAATTTCAGTGTTTTCGTTCCTGTCAGCCGCATCTTCCCCATCTTCAAATCCTTCTTCAGATTCCTCTTCAACTGTAAATAAATATGCTTTACATTATCATTAGCATTGGAATAAATAAACATTGGAAAACACAAATCTAATTTATTTGTCCAATAAACTATTAAAATAACATTTGTATCTATAGAAGTGATTTGGTTTCTTCTATTTGTTTTACTAAAATGTTTATAGCAATATTCACCTACTATTATTTGAGTACATGAAGACCTAGGTTTGGATTTTGTAATGACAGAGAGGCTCTCTGCTGTATCCAAAACAGTGAAAATGTCTAAAAAAACAGAAGTCCTGCTCCCAAACACAACACTGCCCATTTTTGCAGGAGTGAGAATGGGGGCAGGTtgtgtttcacacacacacggtttaCAGAGACAGCTGGCtatttaaatcatcagctgcctccactggtGTGGGATTTTGTTAGACCAGGAGTGTGAAAATCGacatgtgcagattagaccaggtAAAAGCTAGTTTAACTTGGATAGATTTGTTTGGATAGTCAGGGTACCCCTTTGGAGCAAGTCCAGGAGCACCTTTAGGCAAGCAATGTGCCCTTTGATGGAAGTCACTcgggtctcgggtcactgtctgtgtggagtttgcacattctcctcgtgtctgcgtgggtttcctccgggtgctccggtttcctcccacagtccaaagatgtgcgggttaggttgattggccaggttaaaaaaaaaattgccccttagaatcctaaaatgtgtaggttagagggattagtgggtaaatatgtgggggtagggcctgagtgggattgtggtcggtgcagactcgatgggccgaatggcctccttctgcactgtagggtttctatgatttctaagttagGAACACGTTGCAGTAAGTCAGGTACCTTTTTGAAGTGATTAAATAAGTAATCAATATGCATAAAAAAATGTACAAACTCATCACTAtcaagctcattggaactgtcaacaggcctgtcaaaatcaactgtcaaaACTTTCAGAAGCACCTGTCAAAACGAACTGTCAGCAGACAATGCATTTAAAAGCCCAGCCCTTTAAATCTTTGACAAAAAGGTCTGGGGTGTTAAAAATAAATGAttacttgctatttcactctgactGTTGAAATAGGCCTGTGGGCTTTCATTACTGGATTACTGCTGCATGACAGTAGCTTCCATTTTACTGTTTTATTGACAGCTACGGTGATTACAAACTTTTTGATGTGGGCCTGAATTCCAATTCCTGGTGTAATAAGAATGAAATATTTGTTATTATAAAGCTTTATTTAATTGAAGGAATATAAATGAAATAAATGGGATTTTATGAATGAATTTATTCGATATAGTGAAGTCTGCAATAGGCACTTAGAACTTTGTTTTATAGAATTTTATTTTAACTCATCTCTGCATGTCCTGAAGTCTGCCATGGTGGATACCAGCAGAGTTGGCATTGTAGGTGTAAGGGTAAAGGGTGGTGTATGGGCTGATatgagttggcactaaattgGCATAGGGGCTACAATGgccatggggtgtgtgtgtgtgtgggcatgagATGACATGtgttggcattagggtgaggcaTGGGGAATGTGTGCACAGACTGCAGGCATCTGAGGAATGAGAGTTTGAGGATGTTTTAAGTTGTAATCTTTATTGTTTTATTTTTGGACAGTGCCAGAACCTGGAGGCAGGGCTTCCACCCAATTTGTCTCTGCACCAGGCAGCCTCCTCACGTCTTCCAGTTCACCTGCCCTGATTCCTACTCTAACCCACCATTCCCCCAATCAAAAATTCAATGTCTGGGCACCTATTTTTAAAGGTCAGGTTTGCAGAGCCAGGAATTTGCTGGCTCGATGCACCCAACCCAGGAGAAAAATCTAGAATTAGTGAACCAGCATTTAACAATATGGTTTTAGGTCCAGCAAGAGTGACGAAAATTTAATAGATTAGTGCATGAATACATGAACCAGTGgtttacttttatactctgcaTATAAATTGACTCCCATTAATATGTAATATGTAAAGAAGTTGGTGGTAACTCTTTCATTTTGCAGATTCTGAAACTTGTTTTGTGTCTGGGTTCTCAGTGTCTTCGTTGAATCATTTCCAGGGTTCAACATTCTATTTTATCCCATTCCTGATACCATGTTTCAATTATAAGGACAGCAGTCTTCATTAGCGTGAGAGATCTTTATAGAACTCATCTTAAAATGTCTACCTCCTGAAGCAAAGTGCCTCATAGCAGAGTCACATGACTTTGGCAAGCTAGTTATTCGGACAGAATTGCATTTCCAAAACCCAACAACCTGGAAGCATCCACTGGACATGAGTGTTATAGTAATGGTGACCTTGATGGCTACTGGGAGGGCCATCTTCCCATTGCTTTGAGGCTCCATTTTGGTGTAAAGAAGGTGGCATAATATGTGACAACCTTGTTGATGAAGTGTAGCCTCCTCAGACACTGCTCCTATTTTTGGCAGTTGTTCTGTAAGAGCACCCTTtgtggctgtggtgaaccattgttggttcccaccaggtagtgctgagccatggtctggccagtactatgagtctgtagatatgttactgttggggttagggttgggctgttctacctgttaatatagtcctatggtacaccccagttggctccgccccctgggagaggtataaaggtcactgctctgcctggtgaccctttagtctgggatcgtatactgtatatagtagctctgttattgttggcaataaaagcctttatttcccgagtacatccagcctctcgtgtgttatatcgcgcatcagtggcTATGGCTTTCTATGAATCATCCTTCTTCTCCTTGTCCCCTCTCTACCTCTTAGTCATGTTGCAGACCAAATGGCATTGTAACAACAACTCCCATACCAATGGAAGACACTGGTCTTTCCTCCCTTCCTGTGTGCAGCAAGGTTTCCTCAAATTACTCCAGTAACTCAAAACAGTGCTTCCACAAACTTTACCTTAGACCATGTTGAGGGCCTATAGTCAGGATTAGTTAGAGGACTGGGAAAAAGGAATTCCATTCATACTTTTTGAAATTAGGGACGCACCTAATGAATCAATAAAACTCAGTCCGtctgaattgatttttggtcatgaggtaagaggGCCACTTAAATTGATCAAGAAGAAATCGATGAGTCAGTGTTCTGCGGCTACATTGTTGGACTACGTGTCAAACTTTAGGGAGAGATTAACTAGGGCCGGTGAGTTGGCTAGATAGCACTTAAAAGGGGCACTGTATGAGATACAAAAAGAAGCAGAGAAGAAATCTAAAATTTGTAATTTTGTTAGTGGGGAGAAAGTACTGGTACCATTACCAATGGAGGGTTAAAAGCAAGGTTTTAGTgggccttatcaaattgaaagaaaatgaagagaggtgaattatttgataagaatgtCAGATAGAATGAAAACTTACAGAGTATGCCATGTGAATATTCTTAAATGgtattttagagtcatagaggtttacagcatggaaacaggtccttcggcccaacttgtccatgccgcccttttttttttaaacccctaagctaatcccaattgcccgcatttggcccatatccctctatacccatcgtacccatgtaactatctaaatgctttttaaatgacaaaattgtacccgcctctactactacctctggcagcttgttccagacactcaccaccctctgtgtgaaaaaattgccgctctggacacttttgtatctctcccctctcaccttaaacctatgccctctagttttagactcccctacctttgggaaaagatattgactatctaccttgtctatgctcttcattattttatagacctctataaggtaacccctcagcctcctacgctccagagagaaaagtcccagtctactcagcctctccttataactcaatccatcaagtctcggtagcatcctagtaaatcttttctgcactctttctagtttaataatatcctttctataatagggtgaccagaattgcacacagtattccaagtgtggccttaccaatgtcttgtacaacttcaacaagacgtcccaactcctgtattcaatgttctgaccgatgaaaccaagcatgccgaatgtcttcttcaccactctgtccacctgtgactccactttcaaggagctatgaacttgtacccctagatctctttgttctgtaactctccccaatgccctaccattaactgagtaagtcctgccctggttcaatctaccaaaatgcatcacctcgcatttgtctaaattaaactccatctgccattcgtcagcccactggcccaattgatcaagatcccgttgcaattggagataactttcttcactgtccactatgctaccaatcttggtgtcatctgcaaacttactaaccatgcccctatattctcatcaaaatcattaatataaatgacaaataacagtgggcccagcaccgatccctgaggcacaccgctggtttgTTAGGGAAGACAAGCAGAAGAACAATATGTTAGTTGGTACAACTCAGAGTGAAGCAACAaatccagatgattctgaatttgactTTCCTCAAATTAGATTGGACAATGAGGAAGTAATCAAAAATTAGAATAAATTACTGGGTACAGTTTCATCAAGCAGTCTTACTTCACTTCGTTGTACTTTTCTTTTGTCTATGGGAGTACTATTCAATAATGAAGATATGAATGGAAGCAAATGAGTGCAATGCAAAACTGGTGAAAGTAGAGAAAGGGAACCAGTTACTGGAAGATGATGTGAATGGAAATTGAGTAGATGCAAAGACAGATGCAGGAAAAGCTGACTGACTCGGAGCCTGTTCCTGAGTTGTTGAAATTAACTGGGCAAAAACTGCAGGACTGTCAACAGCAGCTCATCATCTATGAGAAGAAAAAGGTAGATCAGTCAGCAGACGCATGTGATCTCAACGTGGAAATTGAGGAGCAGAAGCATTGTACTacaaaagaaaaggaaaacaaCGTGAAGTAAGACTGTTTGATGATTCTGTACCATTATTCCAAATGAACAGCTGGGATAATCATAATGAATCTGTACAGCTTGCACAGACATGGATACCCAGAGAAACAGTACTGTTCATAGATGATGTTCGGCCTGGAGCTGTTAAATGAAGaggctctcattctctctctctatctccagaaGTTTTCTTAAAGCCCTAAGGCTATTAACCCaagtcaaagcaagtatgcctgggttttgccaactaattttaaagagagatTTAAGTCTTttagagaaatattgcttgattggaggtgataggttagcagttaggaTTTGTATcttatcatgtttaagtattattcaattgttaaaggttaagctaattcatttgttataattaaactgtgttgttaactaAAGTctgttttgataaaaacttcccaGTTTGTAGTAGAATTGCACctgcagtgaaacaccttatcctcacacgaatgccaaaatagaaaattgttggggtctagtctgacttcataatatgcCCTGGGGTTTCTGATCAGTACCCGAAcacacagaatagatacattccaaccACTTAGAAGAAGTCCAAGGGATGGACCCACTATCCATAGTTAAGTAGAtaggttaaagatagtatcaaacttaaagaaaaagcatataattgtgcaaagacaGGTGGCATGTCAgatgattggacagaatataagaaacaacaaaagatgacaaaaagattaataagaaggggaaaaatagagtatgagagaaagttagccagaaatataaaaacagatcgtaAGAGTTTTGATAAATAGTTTGAAAAGGAAAGAGTTacaaaagtgagcattggtccgatagaaagtgagtctgaagaattaataatggaaaacaaggaaatgtcaaaagaattgaacagatattttgcatcagtctttacaaTGGAGGATACAGTTAACATTGCAGAAGCAGCAGGAAAAGGAAGGAGGGagtaactcaggaaaattacaaccacCAGAAACGTGGTATTCAGTAAATTGTTGGAGATACGGGCTGACGAGAGCCCaagtcctgatggatttcatcctaggatcttaaaagaaATGGCTCGTAAGATAGTTgaagcattggttttaattttccaaaactccttaGATTCGGCAAAGGTTCTATTAGATTGCAAATAGCAAATGGAActattattcaaaaagagaggaagaaagaaagtcagaaattacaggccagtttgcTTAACATTTGCCGTGGCAAAatattagaagctattattaatgaGATTTAAGATGAGGGCCTATTGCCCTTATCATTCTAgttggtagaggtcatggatttggaaggtgctgtcaaatgagacatggtgagttgctgcaatgcatcttgcagatggtacacactgtagcCACAGCACACATggcagagtgagtgaatgtttataTTGGTGTACAAACTGCCAGTGAAGAGGCCTGCTTGATGTCAAGCTCCTTGACtgttttttggagctgcactccagacaagtggagagcattccatcatccCCTAACTGGTGCCATgttgatgatggacaggctttggaagaTGAGTTAATttttgcagaattcctagcccctgacctactcttgtagccacagtacttatatggttgatcggttcagtttctggtcaatggttaccccctggatgttgatgatgagggattcagtgatgcaaATGCTGTGGAATGTTGTCCAAAGTCTTGCTGACAGTTTCGGTATCTGATAAGTTGTGAATGATATAATACACTgagcaatcatcaatgaacatcctctcttcagacctttcatcagaggagaggtcattgatgaagcagagaaagcttgttgggcctaggacacagaAAAACTCCTGGGGTGATATCCTGCGACTGAGTTGATtagcctccaacaatcacaacactCTTCCATGTGTTAGGTTTGACTTCAATCAGTGAAGAGTTGTCCACCAACGTCCCATTTACTTCAATACTCTACAGGCTTTTTGATGCCACATGTGGCCAAATGTTGCTGTaacgtcaaggacagtcactctcagcaTACTTCTAGAGTTCAtttattttgtccatgtttgggccaaggctgtaataaggtctAGAACCCAGATTGAACATTGATGGGTAGGCAATTACTATGTAAGTATCACTATacagcactgtcaatgacatcatccatcactttgctgatgattaacAGCAGATTTCTGGAGCTGTGTTTGGTCAGAGTATTTGCTAGACCAGAGAAGAGTCCAATAAAAAGCAACTAACCCGCAGCCTTGAAGGAATGAAAAGGTTCAATTCAGTTCCATCTTACCAGCTAAACATCCAGACCCCAGTGGGGATCTGCTGGTATTAATTCATAGGCAAGAACTTTTCAgatggttgggggttgggggtggggtggggggtgggggggggggggggcggcggggggggtgaATGACACATCGCCTCCAACTACAGCAGG comes from Mustelus asterias chromosome 20, sMusAst1.hap1.1, whole genome shotgun sequence and encodes:
- the LOC144508538 gene encoding uncharacterized protein LOC144508538 isoform X2 yields the protein MSVPMEYSSIYRDSQTMDNLEKQLICPICLELFTKPVVILPCQHNLCRKCANDVFQSRGTAGVSGGRFRCPSCRHEVILDRHGVYGLQRNLLVENIIDIYKQESSRSTAKPEQPTCEEHDEEKINIYCTSCAVPTCSLCKVFGAHKDCKVAPLLTVYKQQKCELNDEVGALVAANDATQISIAHLEETSKNIEDNCRSQIEIMCEKLDSLIAILEAKKQEMMHKIASEQEEKMTHCKSLIKAYSERFQSTSKLIESALQSLEEPQMVVFLQNAKILTAKLSESTRVSVIEDLEGSYENMDHYNVDFEKEQNLLQAINFLKVEEESEEGFEDGEDAADRNENTEIVTGHLESARIESPDVVGKVTETTEEIASSSESSGAVVKVSEEKEFSSESSGAVVEVNEVKESSSESSGIVVEVPEEKESSSESSGAIVEVNDVKESSSESLDVVVEVSEEKESSSEASGVVVEVNEVKESSTESSGAVVEVNDVKESSSESLDVVVEANEEKECSSESSDVDVEVNEEKESNSESSGVDVEVNEVKQSSTESSGVVEVNEGKESSTESSGVDVEVNEENESSSESSGVVVEVNEEKESSTESSGVVVEVNDVNESSSESSGVVVEVNEEKESSSESSGVVVEVNEEKESSSESSDVDVEVNEVKESSSESSGVVEINERKESSTESSGAVVEVNDVKESSSESLDVVVEANEEKECSSESSDVDVEVNEEKESNSESSGVDVEVNEVKQSSTESSGVVEVNEGKESSTESSGVDVEVNDVNESSSESSGVVVEVNEEKESSSESSGVVVEVNEEKESSSESSDVDVEVVKESSSESSGVVEINERKESSTESSGVVVEVNEEKESSSESSGVVVEINEEKESSSESSGAVVEVNEEKESSSESSGAVVEVNEEKESSSESSGAVVEVNEEKESSSESSGAIVEFTEEKESSSELAGVVAEATEKEESSSETSGVVVGVLEKEESSSEYVGAVVEVNEVKESSSESLAAVVEVTEEKEPSSESSVAVVEATEEKESSFESSGVVVEVTEEDESSSESSGVAAGVTEEKESSSESSGAAVEFTEEKESSSELAGVVVGATEKEESSSESSGVVAGATEKEVSSSESSGVVIEAIEKEESSSESSGAMVELPPGAKSNAASCFIKDRALAIEESSAETQDVIDTIPNTEKSTKTSPDVPNTVSEVEESNVSTLNTGVLARKELISTTLVPLEQIFVIKEPITESPSVISTVPAMQEFNVPPSGAANAIVSVADSSNTSSISLSGFSIVGESEVASLRAVDGTPASGQSVIPLIESEDGKSGQNESEVEEFETIVQQDDILKGSPQADDFKMPQLLEVVDEETRLYPGWHKCGSWHVINTTGLAASTNQDATSHDPIEPPAMVESKIQAEHDTAAGSTDAKKSSSCENEVPSPVMQPPTHHSSPTIPNQMESPDSAAESTVQQTTSRELSTTDFPRHIFSFSWLNALTK
- the LOC144508538 gene encoding uncharacterized protein LOC144508538 isoform X5, with the protein product MSVPMEYSSIYRDSQTMDNLEKQLICPICLELFTKPVVILPCQHNLCRKCANDVFQSRGTAGVSGGRFRCPSCRHEVILDRHGVYGLQRNLLVENIIDIYKQESSRSTAKPEQPTCEEHDEEKINIYCTSCAVPTCSLCKVFGAHKDCKVAPLLTVYKQQKCELNDEVGALVAANDATQISIAHLEETSKNIEDNCRSQIEIMCEKLDSLIAILEAKKQEMMHKIASEQEEKMTHCKSLIKAYSERFQSTSKLIESALQSLEEPQMVVFLQNAKILTAKLSESTRVSVIEDLEGSYENMDHYNVDFEKEQNLLQAINFLKVEEESEEGFEDGEDAADRNENTEIVTGHLESARIESPDVVGKVTETTEEIASSSESSGAVVKVSEEKEFSSESSGAVVEVNEVKESSSESSGIVVEVPEEKESSSESSGAIVEVNDVKESSSESLDVVVEVSEEKESSSEASGVVVEVNEVKESSTESSGAVVEVNDVKESSSESLDVVVEANEEKECSSESSDVDVEVNEEKESNSESSGVDVEVNEVKQSSTESSGVVEVNEGKESSTESSGVDVEVNEENESSSESSGVVVEVNEEKESSTESSGVVVEVNDVNESSSESSGVVVEVNEEKESSSESSGVVVEVNEEKESSSESSDVDVEVNEVKESSSESSGVVEINERKESSTESSGAVVEVNDVKESSSESLDVVVEANEEKECSSESSDVDVEVNEEKESNSESSGVDVEVNEVKQSSTESSGVVEVNEGKESSTESSGVDVEVNDVNESSSESSGVVVEVNEEKESSSESSGVVEINERKESSTESSGVVVEVNEEKESSSESSGVVVEINEEKESSSESSGAVVEVNEEKESSSESSGAVVEVNEEKESSSESSGAVVEVNEEKESSSESSGAIVEFTEEKESSSELAGVVAEATEKEESSSETSGVVVGVLEKEESSSEYVGAVVEVNEVKESSSESLAAVVEVTEEKEPSSESSVAVVEATEEKESSFESSGVVVEVTEEDESSSESSGVAAGVTEEKESSSESSGAAVEFTEEKESSSELAGVVVGATEKEESSSESSGVVAGATEKEVSSSESSGVVIEAIEKEESSSESSGAMVELPPGAKSNAASCFIKDRALAIEESSAETQDVIDTIPNTEKSTKTSPDVPNTVSEVEESNVSTLNTGVLARKELISTTLVPLEQIFVIKEPITESPSVISTVPAMQEFNVPPSGAANAIVSVADSSNTSSISLSGFSIVGESEVASLRAVDGTPASGQSVIPLIESEDGKSGQNESEVEEFETIVQQDDILKGSPQADDFKMPQLLEVVDEETRLYPGWHKCGSWHVINTTGLAASTNQDATSHDPIEPPAMVESKIQAEHDTAAGSTDAKKSSSCENEVPSPVMQALGFCLSILTLMIILHYLWIKIEYMAYTWIFNEEAPHPPLQPHNPQPDGKPRFGCRKHRTTDDKS